The following coding sequences lie in one Oryctolagus cuniculus chromosome 7, mOryCun1.1, whole genome shotgun sequence genomic window:
- the HAPLN2 gene encoding hyaluronan and proteoglycan link protein 2, producing the protein MPGQLTLRTLWRVFLPWAFAVTHRALGDPAPHPGPHYLLPPIHEVIHSRRGATATLPCVLGASPPSYKVRWSKVEPGELRETVILITNGLHARGYGPLGGRATMRRGHRLDASLVIAGVRLEDEGRYRCELITGLEDESVALTLSLEGVVFPYQPSRGRYQFNYYEAKQACEEQDGRLATYAQLYQAWTEGLDWCNAGWLLEGSVRYPVLTARAPCGGRGRPGIRSYGPRDRKRDRYDAFCFTSALAGQVFFVPGRLTLSEAHAACRRRGAAVAKVGHLYAAWKFSGLDQCDGGWLADGSVRFPITAPRPRCGGLPDPGVRSFGFPRPQQATYGTYCYAEK; encoded by the exons ATGCCAGGCCAGCTCACCCTCCGCACACTCTGGCGCGTCTTTCTCCCTTGGGCATTCGCAGTCACCCACAGAGCTCTGGGGGACCCAG caccccaccccggcccccactACCTCCTGCCCCCCATCCACGAGGTCATTCACTCTCGTCGTGGGGCCACGGCCACGCTGCCCTGCGTCCTGGGCGCCTCGCCTCCCAGCTACAAGGTGCGCTGGAGCAAGGTGGAACCCGGAGAGCTCCGGGAGACTGTGATCCTCATCACCAACGGGCTGCACGCGCGGGGCTACGGGCCCCTGGGAGGCCGCGCCACCATGCGGAGGGGGCACCGGCTGGACGCCTCCCTGGTCATCGCGGGCGTGCGCCTGGAGGACGAGGGCCGCTACCGCTGCGAGCTCATCACCGGCCTCGAGGACGAGAGCGTGGCGCTGACCCTGAGCCTGGAGG GTGTGGTGTTTCCCTACCAACCCAGCCGGGGCCGGTACCAGTTCAATTACTATGAGGCTAAGCAGGCGTGCGAGGAGCAGGACGGACGCCTGGCCACCTACGCCCAGCTGTACCAGG CTTGGACCGAGGGTCTGGACTGGTGCAACGCGGGCTGGCTGCTCGAGGGCTCCGTGCGCTACCCCGTGCTCACTGCGCGCGCCCCGTGCGGCGGTCGAGGCAGACCCGGGATCCGCAGCTACGGGCCCCGCGACCGGAAGCGCGACCGCTACGACGCCTTCTGCTTCACCTCGGCGCTGGCGG GCCAGGTGTTCTTCGTGCCCGGGCGGCTGACGCTGTCTGAAGCGCACGCGGCGTGCCGGCGTCGCGGGGCCGCGGTGGCCAAGGTCGGGCACCTCTACGCCGCCTGGAAGTTCTCGGGGCTGGACCAGTGCGACGGCGGCTGGTTGGCGGACGGCAGCGTGCGCTTCCCCATCACCGCGCCGCGGCCCCGCTGCGGGGGCCTCCCAGACCCCGGGGTGCGCAGCTTTGGTTTCCCCAGACCGCAGCAGGCGACCTACGGGACCTACTGCTACGCCGAAAAGTAG